The Kogia breviceps isolate mKogBre1 chromosome 2, mKogBre1 haplotype 1, whole genome shotgun sequence genome segment AgccaggattctccagagaaagagaaccaacaGGAAGTGTGTCTATACAGAGATTTCTTTTAAGGAATCGGCTCTCACAGTAGCAGAGgcctggcaagtccaaaatccaaAAGTGAGCagatgagacccacccacattctggagagcagtctgctttactcaaaggcCACCAGcgaggagttccctggtggtccagtgcttaggactccgcattctcactgccgagggcccgggttcaatccgtgctcgggaagctaagatcccacaagccgcacagcacagccaaaaaaaaaaaaagtccgcctattgaaatgttaatctcatccaaaaaaacACTTGCATAGAAATATCCAGAACAATATTTGATCAAATACCTGGGTGCCATGGCCCAGCAATGTTGACCCATAAAATTAACCTGCACGTAAGGGTATCCATACGcattgccaaattgctctccaaaaaGGATGGGACCCTTTCCTGGTTGCCCTGGGTTGGGAGGTTAGAGATTCCCAGCCCTGCCGCCCagacttttttctcccttcactTCTTGCCACCTCACCTTGGCTGCCTCTGACCCCGAAGCTTGACCTTACTGCCCACTGGCTCTAAGGCCCCACGGGTGAAGCGAGCCAGCCGTCCTGGGCCTGCATGTCTAGCTCCTCCAAATCTGGCCACTCTGTTCCATGACCGTGTGATGGGACATCCCCAGGTAACCCAGGGCTGACCCTCTGCTGTTACTGTTGCCGGGAATAGCCCCAATGCTTGCCTGAGTAGTTTTTACTAGTGTCTGTTAATTATTCCTTCTTAAAGTGTAATGGggctacatttaaaaatggtcaagatttttatgttatgtatattttactgcaataacaatgatagaaaatatcaaaattagggagttccctggtggtctggtggttaggattccgggctttcactgccgtggcccgggttcaatccctggtcaggaaactgagatcccacaagccacaaggtcaaaaaaagaaaaacaaaatctgtatATCAAAATTAGaacagcgggcttccctggtggcgcagtggttgagaatccgcctgccgatgcaggagacacgggttcgtgccccggtccgggaagatcccacatgccgtggagcacctaagcccatgagccatggccgctaggcctgcgcgtccggagcctgtgctccgcaacgggagaggccacaacagtgagaggcccgcataccgcaaaaaaaaaaaaaaaaaaaaaaaaaaaaaaattagaacagcaaaataggagaaaaaaatcatctgaacTAAATAATATTAAAGGAAAACCACCTCACTAGCCCGTATAAGAAGCTTCTTTGTATGTGGAAGAAGTGTCAGCAACGCATGCCTGTTTTCACACGGTTGCAGTCAGACTTACATGTTACTCTGTATTGCTCTGTTTTCAGCCTTATTCCATTCTCTGTCATATGCCTGAGTAGCCCCCATCTTTATTATGGTTAGTGACTGTGTACTCTCTCATCCGATCTGTATACCGGAATTTATGACGCCTTTGCCCTTTCGCTGTTCTTTCATTCCCTGGTAATACACATGGTGCTCAGAAACtctgctgggcactggggatCAAAGGTCAACTAGACCAAATTGCTGCTCTTGGAGAGTTCACCTGGAGGGACAATATTATGAGtgacataaaaatacattttgctttttgaagaaaaaaaattaaagtttaaagaaaaagtaatagGGCTAAACCTCCTCTATCCTTTTCAACCTGGCATGAAAGATTTCTTGTCTAAAGTGTGGGCGGTTTTTATGCCAgcctcttttgtttgttttattggaatatagttgatttacaatgttgtatcagttcctgctgtacagcacagtgaatcagttatacgtatacatatatccactcctttttagattcttttcccatagaggccattacagagtactgagtagactcccctgtgctctacagtaggtccttattagttatctattttatatatagtagtgtatgccagtctttttctaaatttgaatTTGGAGACTTCAgatatttaagttttattttttctgattattaaagTAATAGAttctcaatgtaaaaaaaaaaaaaaaaaaaggaggcataTAGAAATGAATCCAAAAATTATGCAGTTTCCTCCCAAGTCTCACTCCCCAGAGCCGTAACCCCCATTTAGGGGGCACTTTACCACAACTGGGCCTGGAGCACAGCCACCCGATCTTCAGAGCTGTGCTACAGAAAACATTTTACaggcgaggaaactgaggctccccaAATGTCAGCACACTCGCTCACTCTCGCCACCAGCTAGAGAGCAGCACAGCGGGACCGAGAGTCCAGGCCCTTCCAGTGAGTGCTCCCTCTGGGCCCCCCACCCTCCTTCCCGGCCACTGGATCCTGTACTTCCCACAGTCTTGGTTTCGACCCCCagcacacaccacacacgcacacgcacatgcacacgcacacacacacactccccactGCCCACTGGGAAACCCTGCCGCCAGTCAGCATCTCCCTGTCCCAGGGGATGCAGTGGGGGGACCCCCTCACTCGCCAAGCTCACAATACCTGCCGTGCAGCCTGTGGACCGAAACACCCACTTACCGAAGGGAAGCTGGACCAGGAGCACCTGCTGCCTGCCGGGAGCGGAGCTGGCGCTGACATCAGTTCATTCAACGGTGACAACAGCACTGGGTGACAGCCCGGGGCTCCAGTCTTCAGAGTTATTGTCTGGAAACTGGGCGCATGGATAGCAAAGACCCCAGAAGTCAAGGTGGGAATAAGAGTTGAGCATGTATATAGCTCAGTGACAGCCAGAGAGCAAAGGGCTGGGCCAGGAAATCACATCGCCAACCCCAGCTGCGGTGGCTGCAGGTGCTGGAGGAAAGCTGGCTCCCGTCTCTGTGACGCTGGTCCATGGGATGGGGTCCTGAGGGCATCTGGAGGATGGCTGGCTATAAGATCCCACTGGGTTCAGATCTTGGCCTCACTGACTGCTTGTTATGTGCGTGACCCTGGGAAAGTTTACGAACttagagcctcagttttttttttttttttttttttttttttcggtacacgggcccctcactgttgtggcctctcccgttgcggagcacaggctccggacgcgcaggctcagcggccatggctcacgggcccagccgctccgcggcacgtgggatcttcccggaccggggcacgaaccggcgtcctctgcatcggcaggcggactctcaaccactgtgccaccagggaagcccaaacctcagttttaacatctgaaaaatggggtagTAATGCCTGCCTCACAGGATTACTTGGGGGCTAAAAGTCACCTTCTCACTGAGGCCTTCTCGGGCTACCCCTTCTAAAATCACTTTCCAGTTGCTATGATAAATTAGCACACATTTAGTTACCTGAACAAACGCAAATTCGTTATCTTACAATTCCCTGGGTTAGAAGTCCTACACGGGTCTCAGTGGGCTGGAATCAAGGGGTCCCCTGGACAGGTTACGTTCCGGAGGTCTAGGGAAGaatctcttttctgtcttttctggcttctagagGCCTCATGCCCTCCTTGGCTCGTGACCCATTCCACCATCCTTCAAGCCAGCAGCGTTGCGTCTCTGTGCCTTTTTTTCCATGGCCATACCTGTTCCTCTgactctgttcttctgcctctctcccactcttaaggacccttgtgattaccttGGGCCCACCCCAGGAATCTAGGATAATCTCACATCTGCAGCCGTAATTCCCTTTTGTCATGTGAGGTTCCAGGGAGTAGGACACAGACCTAACTGGGGACTATTACTCTGCCAGCCACAGCTTCCTGGCCATTCGATCTCACAACTTAATACTCTCCCAAGTTCCCTATTCCCCTTCCTTGCTTCAGCTCCTCCTTAGCATTGATTCCTCTTTCATCGTCTCCCTCCTGCCCTAAAACGTGAGCTCCATGGGGCAACGATTCATGCCTCTGGGTGCCctgccctccctcacccccaccccatgcccaGGACGGTGCCCGCCTGGCATCTATTAGTGCTTGGAAAGGggagtccttccttccttcctcctgtgaCTTCAGATTGCACATTTTGTCCCAGGGAGTTTACACCAGGCTTCGCCTACAagccccgggccccctgcagccCGGAGATCCCGGACCTGAACCCATCCAAGGCCAAGGCATCGGCTCTGGCCCCTCATTTCTCCTCGTGTGGCCCACAGCAGGCCAGCCGCCCCAGCTCCACGGCGTCCGCCACGAGGAGCCTGCAAAGGAAGTCCGCCTGCAGGGAAGGGTGCTGGCCTTCCGCATCGGACAGGTGCCCCTTCCGTGCCCATCGGACGGACCAAGGCCCGCTTCCCCTCCCCGCAGGGCCAGGGCCCTAGCCGGCCGCCTCCTCTGCCCCAGGGACCGGTTCTTCACTCATCTTTCTGTTAATGAAATTGCCCTTGGCCTCAGCGGCTCATACACAAGCGGGCGGAATGATACCCTCCAGGCGGTGCAACTCGGAGACAAGAGCCCCCTGTGCGGGGCTTGCAGGTCAACCCCGAGATCCGAACCCGCCttctggtgggaagcagccagcgGCAGCTCAGGGCGGCCTCGAAATCAGACAGAAGCAGGTGCTTCCTCGCAGGCTGGGCGGAGGCGCCGCCCGAGGGACCGAGGTGGGGGTGGGTCCAAGGGCCCCCCTCTGTCCCTAGgggccccccttccccccccttTTGCTAGCGGTAAAGACCGCATCTCTGTCCCCTGCCTGTCGGCTAGTCGGCCACACCCGTTCACTCCCTGTAACTTTCTAAAGGGCTTTACTAAAACTAAgcgaaaacaaaagacaaaccgAACAAAAGAACGTCAAGCGGCACAAGATCAGTCACTCTCAGGATGTAGGCAGGCCTGCGGGCGACCCCTTCCCTTCTGGACGCGGCCCTGCGCGCCCTGGCCGACCGGGAGCCGCTGGGCTGGGAGTGTGTGACGCGCCGAGGCTGGAACCCCGCGGGCCCCCCCCCGGGCGCGCCCCGCTTCTTTCAGCGCCCCTCTGCTGGCCCCAGCCCGGCCTCCCCAGCGCGGGGCTTCCGCACACAGGTCCGGAGGAAACGCCGGCGAGTCCCGGGAGGGCGCGGCCAGGAGAGGGGCAGGCGGGCCGCCCATCCCTGCCCGGCCTCCGGGCTGCACCAGGCCGGGCGCCCCTGCTCTCGTAACCACGGTGGCGGCCCCGGCCTGGCCGGCGCACGGGGTGGGGTCGCAGCAGACACAGCTCACCGAGTCCCCGCGCCGGGCAGCCTGGTTCCTGTAAGGAACGAGCGTGGCTGCCCGACTCAGGCCGTGGCCGCAGAGCAGGTGACCCGGGAGGGAAGGTTCTCGGCGCTGTGTTTGCACAGAGCCTGCTGAAAGGAGGGCTTGTGTGGGACAGAGGGGGCTCTGTGCCGAGACCGGCCTGGTGCTGGCAGCTTGCCTGGATTTTCTTCTCCAGGCAGCCAGTCTTCCAGGAAGTGAGGATGGGTTCTTCCCCGGTGTCACCATCCTGTTGCCCAGTGACCGGCCAACTTCCTGCCCTCGGCCAGCCAGCAGCTGCAGGTGACAGATGTGAAGAGACAGTTGTCAGTGAGCCGCCAGGTGGCTTCGGGGGCTCAGGAGGACGGCCTTCCAGGCATCCAGGACCAGGCCCACCGCAGCCCAAGCCCCAGGGTCCTGCCACCGCCCTTCCTGCCCGCCCTCCCCCTGGCACCCAGCTGGGGGGCAGCAGAGCCAGATCCATGAGCCCGTCCGTCTCGTCCATCTCGGGAGCTTCTGTGGAGGAGCTGGAGCCAGACAGCTCGGCCAGAGACGGGGGACCTTGGCCTCGCTGGAAACTGCCCGCCCCCCCTCACCCAGACCaaggatgaggaaacagaaggacTGAGAATAACAGAAACTGATTGTCAAAACCGCTGCCTGAGCAGCAGACTtagtattttcttcctcttttaaaatcTGGTACAAATATGGTGTGTTCCCCTCTCTGGCTGGGAATACAGCTATTCCAAAGCAGCCCTGCGCTTCTGCACGTGTGTTTTAAGGACTCAGAGCGTTGACCAGCTTAAAGCCATGTCCCTGCCTCCATTAAGACCGTAAGCACAAATAGTGCCACCGGCAGTGTGCCTGTGCCCCGCTGGTGGAGGCCCGTGCTCGCTCCTTGCTGAGGGTGCCCTCAGGGCCCACGTCTGAGGACAGAGGAAGAAATTTCCCTTCATTGCAGAGCCAGTTATGTTACTCGAGCTAGTCACAGGGTCTGACCTCTCCTAAAACACAAATATTGAAATAAAGTTATCAGTATTTAGATggtacgtgcgtgtgtgtgtgtgtgtgtgtgtgtgtgagtgtgtgtgtgtgaataaaatCACATGCTGCCCCCCAGGGAGTCCGTCTGTCCTGTCCACGCCCATTAGTGGAGACATGAGTGGTCCCACTTGACGTAAATAAAGGATAAGCACTGCGTTTTTCAGTGGCCTTCTGACTCCTCAGGAGAGCGGGCAGAGAGGTAAACAGGAGAATATTGGAGCAGGCAAGAGGCCAGGTTACCCCTGCGATGACTGTAAACACATCAGGGGCCAGGACCCTGGGTTAATCTCACACGTTTCTGGCAGTGGTGCCAGGCTGGGCACGTTAGAACTCTGTGGTCGTGTCACTGGCCCATCTTGATTCTCTGGAAATGCGTGAGCCCCTCTCTGTTCCTGGGGAAGAAAGCTGTGCGGAACACTGCCCTGCCTTCTTGGGAATGTCAGCCTCCAGGCCCCCTGAACTCCTGGCTTGACCtctggaggaagaaagagaaaacacaaacacttcTCTCAGTGTTGTTGATACGGACAAACAGGAGAAGCAGACACTGGGTCCCTGAAATGGAAGCGCTCCGCGGCGAAACGTTGAAAAGGCGGAGTGTTTGCAGATGAACAGCAGAGGAGCATCATGGAAAAATCTCCCCCATTCTCTCCAGCACTGTCCACTCCCTTCAGATTCCTCAGATGCCACCAACTGGCACAGCCGTGCCCTGCCTTGGCGTGGGAGAAGCCCTGTCTCCAGAATCCAGAGGCAGAGGGCGGCTCATCTGTTACCACCCATGGCCTCCCTGATGCAAGGGgggcttctctttctccctcaagCCTGCGGATGAGCTCAAGTGTGATTTGTAAATGTCTGGCCGTTTGGGGTAAAAAAACAATGCGGGCAAACTACACTGAGGTCACCAGCAGCGGTCTGGGCGGTTCTCTGGGGACTAAACATGGCCTCTGGGAGAGCCCTCTTGCCCACACACACCTCCACATCCCAAGGCTGATGGCACAAAAGAGACTTTGTAAACTACCAATGATTTATGCGTAAATATTCTAGCTCTCTGCTGGCCTGATGGGAGGTGGATATGAACACTGTCTACGGGGTGCGGGGTCGGTGGGGAGGAATCAACTATACAAAACCGAAACCAGAACGTTTTCAAGGGTCATCTGGAAACCGAATCATGCAGCTCTGAGGATCTGCACATGAAAACTACTCAGGGAAGACGTGGAGAGGAGTCCATGGAACTTTGGAGAAATGGGCCTTCAGGAAGAGTCCTTCTGTCCCTGAAAGCTGACCCCAGCTCTCTGGTTACTGGCTCCTTAATTTCTCCTGAGTAGGACTTGATCTCATTTGCTTCATTCACAACAAGTGTAAAAGTCTGGCAACAGCTTAAATTATGACCCTTGCTGGGAATATACTAGTCAGGTAGAGGTTTGAGATCTAGTCAGATACCAGGGCTCATGCAGTAGGCTGGAAAGGATTTGACCCAAATCAaaggagctaaaaaaaaaaaaaaaaaaagcataaataaataagatcaacACAAAAAATCCATGAGAAAGTATCAAActtttaataaaaacagaatctgggccttccctgttggcgcagtagttaagaatctgtctgccaatttAAGGGACaagggctcgagccctggtccaggaagatcccacacgccgcggagcaactaagcccgtgcgccacaactactgagcctgtgctctagagcccgcaagccacaactactgagcccacgtgccataactactgaagcctgtgtgccgagagcctgcgcaccgcaacgaagagaagcccccgctcaccgcaactagagaaagcccgcgcacggcaccgaagatccaacacagccaaaaataaataaatgtattaaaaaggaaaaaaaacaggatCTGACTGCATGCTTCTGTGGCCCTACCTTGCTTGCAGAACCTTAATCCCAGCCCCAATTCcgataaagctttatttacaaaaataggcaggCAGCCCACGAGCCATAGTTTGCTGAATTGCATTAAAATATCATGCATCTTGAATCTGGGGGCACCCCTTCCATTTTGTGTGCGAGGTGAATGCCTCACTGGCCTCGCCCGGGATCTGGAGGATCCTCCTGGGGCCTCCCAGGGTGCTCATACCGAGGGGCTGGGCCTGCCTGCTGACCATCTTCAGCTCTCCAGACACTGTGGGGAGTTGTCCTAAGGAGTGATGCAGCTCACTTTTGCACATAACAAACTACCCCCAAAACTTAATGGCATAAAACAACAATCTATTAGCTTCACAGTTGTATGGATCAGCAATGGAGGCTGGGCCCAGATGGGCAGCTGTCTCGGGCTTGGATGGACCCAGCTGATCAGAGGGCAGTCAAGGGCCTCACTCATGACTGGCAGGTGGCTGTGGGCTGGGTGCTGGGTTTATCCTCCAGCAAGTTAGCTCAGGCTCGTTCACATGGTGGTCTCAGGGCAACAATTGCAGTGAGAGAGATCAAGCCCACGTGCTGTTCAGGTTTCTACTTGCATCATCTTTGCTGCTCTCCCATTGGCCAACGCAGGTTACGTGGCCAAGGCCAAGTCTGTGCGAGAGGGACCGACAAGGACCCAGAAACAAACCCGACAGGTCTGCAACAATCTACCATAGAGAGGGTGTTCAGAACTTAGCTCAGGCCTCAGAACC includes the following:
- the LOC136793664 gene encoding uncharacterized protein; amino-acid sequence: MDSKDPRSQAPWGNDSCLWVPCPPSPPPHAQDGARLASISAWKGESFLPSSCDFRLHILSQGVYTRLRLQAPGPLQPGDPGPEPIQGQGIGSGPSFLLVWPTAGQPPQLHGVRHEEPAKEVRLQGRVLAFRIGQVPLPCPSDGPRPASPPRRARALAGRLLCPRDRFFTHLSVNEIALGLSGSYTSGRNDTLQAVQLGDKSPLCGACRSTPRSEPAFWWEAASGSSGRPRNQTEAGASSQAGRRRRPRDRGGGGSKGPPLSLGAPLPPPFASGKDRISVPCLSASRPHPFTPCNFLKGFTKTKRKQKTNRTKERQAAQDQSLSGCRQACGRPLPFWTRPCAPWPTGSRWAGSV